A window of the Odocoileus virginianus isolate 20LAN1187 ecotype Illinois chromosome 20, Ovbor_1.2, whole genome shotgun sequence genome harbors these coding sequences:
- the CIC gene encoding protein capicua homolog isoform X3, with protein sequence MYSAHRPLVPASGAASRGLGMFVWTNVEPRSVAVFPWHSLVPFLAPSQPDPSVQPSEAQQPASHPVASNQSKEPAESAAVAHEQPPGGTGNADPGRPPGATCPESPGPGPPHTLGVVEPGKGPPPTTEEEAPGPPGEPRLDSETESDHDDAFLSIMSPEIQLPLPPGKRRTQSLSALPKERDSSSEKDGRSPNKREKDHIRRPMNAFMIFSKRHRALVHQRHPNQDNRTVSKILGEWWYALGPKEKQKYHDLAFQVKEAHFKAHPDWKWCNKDRKKSSSEAKPTSLGLAGGHKEPRERSMSETGTAAAPGVSSELLSVTAQTLLSSDTKAPGSGSCGAERLHAVGGPGSARPRAFSHSGVHSLDGGEVDSQALQELTQMVSGPTSYAGPKPSTQYGAPGPFAAPGEGGTLAASGRPPLLPTRASRSQRAASEDMTSDEERMVICEEEGDDDVIADDGFGTTDIDLKCKERVTDSESGDSSGEDPEGSKGFGRKVFSPVIRSSFTHCRPSLDPEPPGPPDPPAGFSKGYGPTSSASSPAASSSSAATSFPLGSGTYKAQESGQGSTTGPLRPPPPGTGGPATPSKTTRFLPTDPATFRRKRPESVGGLEPPGPSVIAAPPSGGGGVLQTLVLPSNKEEREGSGARVPSAPAPSLAYGAPATPLSRPAATMVTNVVRPVSSTPVPIASKPFPAPSRAEASPGDTAGARTEAVTGSRAPGGSPLGVSLVYSDKKSGAATSTAPHLVAGPLLGTVGKAPATVTNLLVGTPGYGAPAPPAVQFIAQGGPGSGAAAGSGAGAGSGPNGPMPLGILQPGPLGKAGGITQVQYILPTLPQQLQVAPAPGTKAAAPGGPAPTTSIRFTLPPGTSTNGKVLAATAPTPGIPILQSVPSAPPPKAQSVSPVQAPPPGGSAQLLPGKVLVPLATPSMSVRGGGAGQPLPLVSPPFSVPVQNGAQPPSKIIQLTPVPVSTPSGLVPPLSPAPLPGPASQPQKVLLPSSTRITYVQSAGGHALPLGTSPASSQPGTVTSYGPTSSVALGFTSLGPSGPAFVQPLLSGQAPLLAPGQVGVSPVPSPQLPPTCAAASGPVITAFYPGSPVPTSSAPLAQPSQAPPGLVYTVATSTTPPAAPILPKGPPAPTAATPAPASPFPGATGSMTYSLVAPKAQRPTPKAPQKVKAAIASIPVGSFEAGAPGRPGPAPRQPLEPGPAREPPASESELEGRPATPAPPLPPETWTPTARSSPPLPPPAEEQTSTKGPETMASKFPSSSSDWRVPGLSLESRGEPPTPPSPALAPAPAPGSSSGSSEGSSGRAAGDTPERKEAASAGKKVKVRPPPLKKTFDSVDNRVLSEVDFEERFAELPEFRPEEVLPSPTLQSLATSPRAILGSYRKKRKNSTDLDSAPEDPTSPKRKMRRRSSCSSEPNTPKSAKCEGDIFTFERTGTEAEDVLGELEYEKVPYSSLRRTLDQRRALVMQLFQDHGFFPSAQATAAFQARYADIFPSKVCLQLKIREVRQKIMQAATPSEQPPGAEAPLPGPPPTGTAAAPVPTPSPAGGPDPTSPGSDSGTAPAAPPLPPPPEPGPGQPGWEGPPQPSPPPSGPSTAATGR encoded by the exons ATGTACTCAGCCCACAGGCCCCTGGTGCCCGCGTCCGGCGCGGCCTCCCGTGGCCTCGGCATGTTCG TGTGGACAAATGTGGAGCCTCGCTCTGTGGCCGTGTTCCCCTGGCACTCCTTAGTCCCCTTCCTGGCCCCCAGCCAGCCTGACCCCTCTGTCCAGCCAAGTGAGGCCCAGCAACCTGCCAGCCACCCCGTGGCCTCCAACCAGAGCAAAG AACCTGCTGAGTCGGCGGCCGTTGCTCACGAGCAGCCACCGGGCGGGACAGGGAATGCTGACCCGGGGCGGCCCCCTGGAGCCACATGCCCTGAGAGCCCAGGGCCCGGACCCCCCCACACTTTGGGGGTGGTGGAACCTGGGAAAGGCCCCCCTCCCACCACGGAGGAGGAGGCCCCTGGACCGCCAGGAGAGCCGCGGCTGGACAGCGAGACAGAGAGTGACCACGACGATGC CTTCCTCTCCATCATGTCTCCTGAGATCCAGTTGCCCCTGCCACCCGGGAAACGCCGGACCCAGTCCCTCAGCGCCCTGCCCAAGGAACGAGACTCGTCTTCAGAGAAGGATGGACGCAGCCCCAACAAG CGGGAGAAGGACCATATCCGGCGGCCTATGAATGCCTTCATGATCTTCAGCAAGCGGCACCGGGCCCTGGTCCACCAGCGCCACCCCAACCAGGACAACCGGACTGTCAGTAAGATCCTGGGCGAGTGGTGGTATGCCCTGGGGCCCAAGGAGAAGCAGAAGTACCACGACCTGGCCTTCCAG GTGAAAGAGGCTCACTTTAAGGCCCACCCAGATTGGAAGTGGTGCAACAAGGACCGGAAGAAGTCCAGCTCAGAGGCCAAGCCCACGAGCCTGGGGCTGGCAGGAGGGCACAAGGAGCCGAGGGAGCGGAGCATGTCGGAGACAGGCACTGCCGCTGCCCCCGGAG TGTCTTCGGAGCTCCTGTCTGTCACAGCCCAGACACTCTTGAGCTCGGATACCAAGGCTCCAGGGAGCGGCTCCTGTGGGGCAGAGCGTCTGCACGCCGTCGGGGGACCTGGCTCAGCCCGGCCCCGCGCCTTCTCCCACAGCGGGGTCCATAGCCTGGACGGTGGAGAGGTAGACAGCCAGGCATTGCAGGAACTGACTCAG ATGGTGTCTGGCCCCACATCCTACGCTGGTCCAAAGCCCTCCACCCAGTATGGGGCTCCAGGCCCCTTTGCGGCGCCCGGGGAGGGAGGCACCCTGGCAGCCAGTGGACGGCCCCCACTGCTCCCCACCCGGGCTTCCCGCTCCCAGCGTGCAGCCAGTGAGGACATGACCAGTGATGAGGAACGCATGGTCATCTGTGAGGAGGAGGGGGACGATGATGTCATTG CTGATGACGGCTTTGGCACCACTGACATCGACCTCAAGTGCAAGGAGCGGGTGACTGACAGCGAGAGTGGAGACAGCTCTGGGGAGGACCCGGAGGGCAGCAAG GGCTTCGGCCGGAAGGTGTTCTCACCTGTGATCCGTTCCTCCTTTACTCACTGCCGTCCATCGCTGGACCCTGAGCCTCCAGGGCCCCCAGATCCACCTGCAGGCTTCAGCAAAGGCTATGGGCCCACCTCCTCCGCGTCCTCgcctgctgcctcctcctcctcagccgCCACCTCCTTCCCATTGGGCTCAGGGACCTACAAGGCCCAGGAGTCAGGTCAGGGCAGCACCACAGGCCCCCTCCGTCCCCCACCCCCTGGAACTGGGGGCCCAGCAACACCTTCTAAGACCACCCGGTTTCTCCCCACGGATCCTGCCACCTTCCGTCGCAAGAGACCTGAAAGCGTGGGCGGCCTGGAGCCACCGGGCCCCTCAGTCATCGCGGCGCCTCCCAGCGGGGGAGGAGGCGTCCTGCAGACACTGGTCCTGCCCTCAAACAAGGAGGAGCGGGAGGGCAGCGGCGCACGCGTGCCCTCAGCCCCGGCGCCCTCGCTGGCCTACGGGGCCCCGGCAACCCCCCTGTCCCGCCCGGCCGCCACCATGGTCACCAACGTGGTGCGGCCCGTCAGCAGCACTCCTGTGCCCATTGCCTCCAAGCCTTTCCCTGCTCCCAGCCGGGCTGAAGCGTCTCCTGGTGACACAGCTGGCGCCAGGACTGAGGCGGTCACTGGGTCCCGGGCACCGGGGGGCTCCCCGCTGGGTGTCAGCTTAGTGTATTCGGACAAGAAGTCAGGAGCGGCCACCTCCACAGCCCCACACCTGGTGGCTGGGCCCCTCCTGGGCACTGTGGGGAAGGCGCCAGCCACCGTCACCAACTTGCTGGTGGGCACCCCAGGCTACGGGGCCCCAGCGCCGCCCGCTGTCCAGTTTATTGCCCAGGGGGGCCCTGGCAGTGGGGCAGCTGCGGGCTCGGGCGCCGGTGCTGGGAGTGGCCCCAATGGGCCAATGCCCCTGGGCATCCTGCAGCCGGGTCCCCTGGGCAAGGCTGGGGGCATCACCCAGGTGCAGTACATTCTGCCCACGCTGCCCCAGCAACTGCAAGTGGCACCGGCCCCTGGGACCAAGGCAGCGGCACCCGGcggccctgcccccaccaccagcATCCGTTTCACCCTCCCGCCGGGCACCTCCACCAACGGCAAAGTCCTGGCTGCCACCGCACCCACTCCTGGCATCCCCATCCTGCAGTCCGTgccctccgccccgccccccaaAG CCCAGTCCGTGTCTCCTgtgcaggccccgcccccaggtggctcagcccAGCTGTTGCCCGGGAAGGTACTCGTGCCCTTGGCCACACCCAGCATGTCTGTGCGGGGAGGAGGGGCCGGCCAGCCGCTGCCGCTGGTGAGCCCGCCCTTCTCAGTACCTGTGCAGAATGGCGCTCAGCCACCCAGCAAG ATCATCCAGCTGACTCCGGTGCCTGTGAGCACACCCAGCGGCCTGGTGCCGCCCCTCAGCCCAGCCCCGCTCCCCGGCCCCGCCTCGCAGCCTCAGAAGGTCCTGCTGCCCTCCTCCACGCG GATCACCTACGTGCAGTCAGCAGGTGGGCACGCGCTGCCCCTGGGCACCAGTCCTGCGTCCAGTCAGCCTGGAACAGTCACCTCGTATGGACCCACGAGCTCGGTCGCCCTCGGCTTCACCTCGCTGGGGCCCAGCGGCCCCGCCTTCGTGCAGCCCCTGCTTTCAG GCCAAGCCCCACTGCTGGCTCCTGGCCAGGTGGGCGTGTCGCCCGTGCCCAGCCCCCAGCTGCCTCCCACCTGCGCAGCCGCCAGTGGTCCCGTCATCACAGCATTTTACCCAGGCAGCCCCGTACCCACCTCCTCAGCACCCCTGGCCCAGCCATCCCAGGCCCCCCCAGGCCTGGTCTACACTGTGGCCACCAGCACCACCCCACCTGCTGCCCCCATCCTGCCCAAGGGCCCACCGGCACCCACTGCTGCCACCCCGGCCCCCGCCAGCCCTTTCCCTGGCGCCACAG GCTCCATGACCTACAGTTTAGTGGCCCCCAAGGCCCAGCGGCCCACCCCTAAGGCTCCCCAGAAAGTGAAGGCGGCCATCGCCAGCATTCCCGTGGGCTCCTTCGAGGCTGGTGCCCCTGGGAGGCCAGGCCCTGCACCCCGGCAACCCTTGGAGCCTGGCCCAGCCCGTGAGCCCCCAGCGTCCGAGTCAGAGCTTGAGGGGCGGCCAGCAACACCAGCCCCTCCACTTCCCCCCGAGACCTGGACTCCCACAGCCCGGAGCAGTCCCCCGCTGCCCCCACCTGCTGAGGAGCAGACCAGCACCAAGGGCCCGGAGACCATG gccAGCAAATTCCCCAGCTCATCTTCAGACTGGCGTGTCCCCGGGCTGAGCCTGGAGAGCCGaggggagccccccacccctcccagcccggccctggctccagccccagctcctggtagcagcagcggcagcagtgaGGGCAGCAGTGGGAGGGCGGCTGGGGACACCCCTGAGCGCAAGGAGGCGGCTAGTGCTGGCAAGAAGGTGAAGGTGCGGCCCCCGCccctgaagaagacttttgactCTGTGGACAA CAGGGTCCTGTCGGAGGTGGACTTCGAGGAGCGCTTTGCCGAGCTGCCCGAGTTCCGGCCTGAGGAGGTGCTGCCCTCGCCCACCTTGCAGTCTCTGGCCACCTCGCCCCGGGCCATCCTGGGCTCCTACCGCAAGAAGAGGAAGAATTCCACTG ATCTGGACTCGGCCCCCGAGGACCCCACCTCGCCCAAGCGCAAGATGAGGAGGCGCTCCAGCTGCAGCTCGGAGCCTAACACCCCCAAGAGTGCCAAGTGCGAGGGCGACATCTTCACCTTTGAACGCACAG GCACAGAAGCCGAGGACGTGCTCGGGGAGCTGGAGTATGAGAAGGTGCCCTACTCGTCGCTGCGGCGCACCCTGGACCAGCGCCGGGCCCTGGTCATGCAGCTCTTCCAGGACCACGGGTTCTTCCCGTCAG CCCAGGCCACAGCAGCCTTCCAGGCCCGCTACGCGGACATCTTCCCCTCCAAGGTCTGTCTGCAGCTGAAGATCCGTGAGGTGCGCCAGAAGATCATGCAGGCAGCCACTCCCTCAGAACAGCCCCCAGGAGCCGAGGCCCCCCTCCCCGGACCGCCCCCCACTGGCACTGCTGCTGCCCCTgtccccactcccagccctgcGGGGGGCCCTGACCCCACCTCACCTGGCTCGGACTCTGGCACAGCCCCGGCTGCCCCGCCACTGCCTCCACCCCCAGAGCCGGGGCCTGgacagcctggctgggaggggccCCCCCAACCCTCACCACCCCCCTCTGGTCCCTCCACAGCTGCCACAGGCAGGTGA
- the CIC gene encoding protein capicua homolog isoform X4 — MYSAHRPLVPASGAASRGLGMFVWTNVEPRSVAVFPWHSLVPFLAPSQPDPSVQPSEAQQPASHPVASNQSKEPAESAAVAHEQPPGGTGNADPGRPPGATCPESPGPGPPHTLGVVEPGKGPPPTTEEEAPGPPGEPRLDSETESDHDDAFLSIMSPEIQLPLPPGKRRTQSLSALPKERDSSSEKDGRSPNKREKDHIRRPMNAFMIFSKRHRALVHQRHPNQDNRTVSKILGEWWYALGPKEKQKYHDLAFQVKEAHFKAHPDWKWCNKDRKKSSSEAKPTSLGLAGGHKEPRERSMSETGTAAAPGVSSELLSVTAQTLLSSDTKAPGSGSCGAERLHAVGGPGSARPRAFSHSGVHSLDGGEVDSQALQELTQMVSGPTSYAGPKPSTQYGAPGPFAAPGEGGTLAASGRPPLLPTRASRSQRAASEDMTSDEERMVICEEEGDDDVIADDGFGTTDIDLKCKERVTDSESGDSSGEDPEGSKGFGRKVFSPVIRSSFTHCRPSLDPEPPGPPDPPAGFSKGYGPTSSASSPAASSSSAATSFPLGSGTYKAQESGQGSTTGPLRPPPPGTGGPATPSKTTRFLPTDPATFRRKRPESVGGLEPPGPSVIAAPPSGGGGVLQTLVLPSNKEEREGSGARVPSAPAPSLAYGAPATPLSRPAATMVTNVVRPVSSTPVPIASKPFPAPSRAEASPGDTAGARTEAVTGSRAPGGSPLGVSLVYSDKKSGAATSTAPHLVAGPLLGTVGKAPATVTNLLVGTPGYGAPAPPAVQFIAQGGPGSGAAAGSGAGAGSGPNGPMPLGILQPGPLGKAGGITQVQYILPTLPQQLQVAPAPGTKAAAPGGPAPTTSIRFTLPPGTSTNGKVLAATAPTPGIPILQSVPSAPPPKAQSVSPVQAPPPGGSAQLLPGKVLVPLATPSMSVRGGGAGQPLPLVSPPFSVPVQNGAQPPSKIIQLTPVPVSTPSGLVPPLSPAPLPGPASQPQKVLLPSSTRITYVQSAGGHALPLGTSPASSQPGTVTSYGPTSSVALGFTSLGPSGPAFVQPLLSGQAPLLAPGQVGVSPVPSPQLPPTCAAASGPVITAFYPGSPVPTSSAPLAQPSQAPPGLVYTVATSTTPPAAPILPKGPPAPTAATPAPASPFPGATGSMTYSLVAPKAQRPTPKAPQKVKAAIASIPVGSFEAGAPGRPGPAPRQPLEPGPAREPPASESELEGRPATPAPPLPPETWTPTARSSPPLPPPAEEQTSTKGPETMASKFPSSSSDWRVPGLSLESRGEPPTPPSPALAPAPAPGSSSGSSEGSSGRAAGDTPERKEAASAGKKVKVRPPPLKKTFDSVDKVLSEVDFEERFAELPEFRPEEVLPSPTLQSLATSPRAILGSYRKKRKNSTDLDSAPEDPTSPKRKMRRRSSCSSEPNTPKSAKCEGDIFTFERTGTEAEDVLGELEYEKVPYSSLRRTLDQRRALVMQLFQDHGFFPSAQATAAFQARYADIFPSKVCLQLKIREVRQKIMQAATPSEQPPGAEAPLPGPPPTGTAAAPVPTPSPAGGPDPTSPGSDSGTAPAAPPLPPPPEPGPGQPGWEGPPQPSPPPSGPSTAATGR; from the exons ATGTACTCAGCCCACAGGCCCCTGGTGCCCGCGTCCGGCGCGGCCTCCCGTGGCCTCGGCATGTTCG TGTGGACAAATGTGGAGCCTCGCTCTGTGGCCGTGTTCCCCTGGCACTCCTTAGTCCCCTTCCTGGCCCCCAGCCAGCCTGACCCCTCTGTCCAGCCAAGTGAGGCCCAGCAACCTGCCAGCCACCCCGTGGCCTCCAACCAGAGCAAAG AACCTGCTGAGTCGGCGGCCGTTGCTCACGAGCAGCCACCGGGCGGGACAGGGAATGCTGACCCGGGGCGGCCCCCTGGAGCCACATGCCCTGAGAGCCCAGGGCCCGGACCCCCCCACACTTTGGGGGTGGTGGAACCTGGGAAAGGCCCCCCTCCCACCACGGAGGAGGAGGCCCCTGGACCGCCAGGAGAGCCGCGGCTGGACAGCGAGACAGAGAGTGACCACGACGATGC CTTCCTCTCCATCATGTCTCCTGAGATCCAGTTGCCCCTGCCACCCGGGAAACGCCGGACCCAGTCCCTCAGCGCCCTGCCCAAGGAACGAGACTCGTCTTCAGAGAAGGATGGACGCAGCCCCAACAAG CGGGAGAAGGACCATATCCGGCGGCCTATGAATGCCTTCATGATCTTCAGCAAGCGGCACCGGGCCCTGGTCCACCAGCGCCACCCCAACCAGGACAACCGGACTGTCAGTAAGATCCTGGGCGAGTGGTGGTATGCCCTGGGGCCCAAGGAGAAGCAGAAGTACCACGACCTGGCCTTCCAG GTGAAAGAGGCTCACTTTAAGGCCCACCCAGATTGGAAGTGGTGCAACAAGGACCGGAAGAAGTCCAGCTCAGAGGCCAAGCCCACGAGCCTGGGGCTGGCAGGAGGGCACAAGGAGCCGAGGGAGCGGAGCATGTCGGAGACAGGCACTGCCGCTGCCCCCGGAG TGTCTTCGGAGCTCCTGTCTGTCACAGCCCAGACACTCTTGAGCTCGGATACCAAGGCTCCAGGGAGCGGCTCCTGTGGGGCAGAGCGTCTGCACGCCGTCGGGGGACCTGGCTCAGCCCGGCCCCGCGCCTTCTCCCACAGCGGGGTCCATAGCCTGGACGGTGGAGAGGTAGACAGCCAGGCATTGCAGGAACTGACTCAG ATGGTGTCTGGCCCCACATCCTACGCTGGTCCAAAGCCCTCCACCCAGTATGGGGCTCCAGGCCCCTTTGCGGCGCCCGGGGAGGGAGGCACCCTGGCAGCCAGTGGACGGCCCCCACTGCTCCCCACCCGGGCTTCCCGCTCCCAGCGTGCAGCCAGTGAGGACATGACCAGTGATGAGGAACGCATGGTCATCTGTGAGGAGGAGGGGGACGATGATGTCATTG CTGATGACGGCTTTGGCACCACTGACATCGACCTCAAGTGCAAGGAGCGGGTGACTGACAGCGAGAGTGGAGACAGCTCTGGGGAGGACCCGGAGGGCAGCAAG GGCTTCGGCCGGAAGGTGTTCTCACCTGTGATCCGTTCCTCCTTTACTCACTGCCGTCCATCGCTGGACCCTGAGCCTCCAGGGCCCCCAGATCCACCTGCAGGCTTCAGCAAAGGCTATGGGCCCACCTCCTCCGCGTCCTCgcctgctgcctcctcctcctcagccgCCACCTCCTTCCCATTGGGCTCAGGGACCTACAAGGCCCAGGAGTCAGGTCAGGGCAGCACCACAGGCCCCCTCCGTCCCCCACCCCCTGGAACTGGGGGCCCAGCAACACCTTCTAAGACCACCCGGTTTCTCCCCACGGATCCTGCCACCTTCCGTCGCAAGAGACCTGAAAGCGTGGGCGGCCTGGAGCCACCGGGCCCCTCAGTCATCGCGGCGCCTCCCAGCGGGGGAGGAGGCGTCCTGCAGACACTGGTCCTGCCCTCAAACAAGGAGGAGCGGGAGGGCAGCGGCGCACGCGTGCCCTCAGCCCCGGCGCCCTCGCTGGCCTACGGGGCCCCGGCAACCCCCCTGTCCCGCCCGGCCGCCACCATGGTCACCAACGTGGTGCGGCCCGTCAGCAGCACTCCTGTGCCCATTGCCTCCAAGCCTTTCCCTGCTCCCAGCCGGGCTGAAGCGTCTCCTGGTGACACAGCTGGCGCCAGGACTGAGGCGGTCACTGGGTCCCGGGCACCGGGGGGCTCCCCGCTGGGTGTCAGCTTAGTGTATTCGGACAAGAAGTCAGGAGCGGCCACCTCCACAGCCCCACACCTGGTGGCTGGGCCCCTCCTGGGCACTGTGGGGAAGGCGCCAGCCACCGTCACCAACTTGCTGGTGGGCACCCCAGGCTACGGGGCCCCAGCGCCGCCCGCTGTCCAGTTTATTGCCCAGGGGGGCCCTGGCAGTGGGGCAGCTGCGGGCTCGGGCGCCGGTGCTGGGAGTGGCCCCAATGGGCCAATGCCCCTGGGCATCCTGCAGCCGGGTCCCCTGGGCAAGGCTGGGGGCATCACCCAGGTGCAGTACATTCTGCCCACGCTGCCCCAGCAACTGCAAGTGGCACCGGCCCCTGGGACCAAGGCAGCGGCACCCGGcggccctgcccccaccaccagcATCCGTTTCACCCTCCCGCCGGGCACCTCCACCAACGGCAAAGTCCTGGCTGCCACCGCACCCACTCCTGGCATCCCCATCCTGCAGTCCGTgccctccgccccgccccccaaAG CCCAGTCCGTGTCTCCTgtgcaggccccgcccccaggtggctcagcccAGCTGTTGCCCGGGAAGGTACTCGTGCCCTTGGCCACACCCAGCATGTCTGTGCGGGGAGGAGGGGCCGGCCAGCCGCTGCCGCTGGTGAGCCCGCCCTTCTCAGTACCTGTGCAGAATGGCGCTCAGCCACCCAGCAAG ATCATCCAGCTGACTCCGGTGCCTGTGAGCACACCCAGCGGCCTGGTGCCGCCCCTCAGCCCAGCCCCGCTCCCCGGCCCCGCCTCGCAGCCTCAGAAGGTCCTGCTGCCCTCCTCCACGCG GATCACCTACGTGCAGTCAGCAGGTGGGCACGCGCTGCCCCTGGGCACCAGTCCTGCGTCCAGTCAGCCTGGAACAGTCACCTCGTATGGACCCACGAGCTCGGTCGCCCTCGGCTTCACCTCGCTGGGGCCCAGCGGCCCCGCCTTCGTGCAGCCCCTGCTTTCAG GCCAAGCCCCACTGCTGGCTCCTGGCCAGGTGGGCGTGTCGCCCGTGCCCAGCCCCCAGCTGCCTCCCACCTGCGCAGCCGCCAGTGGTCCCGTCATCACAGCATTTTACCCAGGCAGCCCCGTACCCACCTCCTCAGCACCCCTGGCCCAGCCATCCCAGGCCCCCCCAGGCCTGGTCTACACTGTGGCCACCAGCACCACCCCACCTGCTGCCCCCATCCTGCCCAAGGGCCCACCGGCACCCACTGCTGCCACCCCGGCCCCCGCCAGCCCTTTCCCTGGCGCCACAG GCTCCATGACCTACAGTTTAGTGGCCCCCAAGGCCCAGCGGCCCACCCCTAAGGCTCCCCAGAAAGTGAAGGCGGCCATCGCCAGCATTCCCGTGGGCTCCTTCGAGGCTGGTGCCCCTGGGAGGCCAGGCCCTGCACCCCGGCAACCCTTGGAGCCTGGCCCAGCCCGTGAGCCCCCAGCGTCCGAGTCAGAGCTTGAGGGGCGGCCAGCAACACCAGCCCCTCCACTTCCCCCCGAGACCTGGACTCCCACAGCCCGGAGCAGTCCCCCGCTGCCCCCACCTGCTGAGGAGCAGACCAGCACCAAGGGCCCGGAGACCATG gccAGCAAATTCCCCAGCTCATCTTCAGACTGGCGTGTCCCCGGGCTGAGCCTGGAGAGCCGaggggagccccccacccctcccagcccggccctggctccagccccagctcctggtagcagcagcggcagcagtgaGGGCAGCAGTGGGAGGGCGGCTGGGGACACCCCTGAGCGCAAGGAGGCGGCTAGTGCTGGCAAGAAGGTGAAGGTGCGGCCCCCGCccctgaagaagacttttgactCTGTGGACAA GGTCCTGTCGGAGGTGGACTTCGAGGAGCGCTTTGCCGAGCTGCCCGAGTTCCGGCCTGAGGAGGTGCTGCCCTCGCCCACCTTGCAGTCTCTGGCCACCTCGCCCCGGGCCATCCTGGGCTCCTACCGCAAGAAGAGGAAGAATTCCACTG ATCTGGACTCGGCCCCCGAGGACCCCACCTCGCCCAAGCGCAAGATGAGGAGGCGCTCCAGCTGCAGCTCGGAGCCTAACACCCCCAAGAGTGCCAAGTGCGAGGGCGACATCTTCACCTTTGAACGCACAG GCACAGAAGCCGAGGACGTGCTCGGGGAGCTGGAGTATGAGAAGGTGCCCTACTCGTCGCTGCGGCGCACCCTGGACCAGCGCCGGGCCCTGGTCATGCAGCTCTTCCAGGACCACGGGTTCTTCCCGTCAG CCCAGGCCACAGCAGCCTTCCAGGCCCGCTACGCGGACATCTTCCCCTCCAAGGTCTGTCTGCAGCTGAAGATCCGTGAGGTGCGCCAGAAGATCATGCAGGCAGCCACTCCCTCAGAACAGCCCCCAGGAGCCGAGGCCCCCCTCCCCGGACCGCCCCCCACTGGCACTGCTGCTGCCCCTgtccccactcccagccctgcGGGGGGCCCTGACCCCACCTCACCTGGCTCGGACTCTGGCACAGCCCCGGCTGCCCCGCCACTGCCTCCACCCCCAGAGCCGGGGCCTGgacagcctggctgggaggggccCCCCCAACCCTCACCACCCCCCTCTGGTCCCTCCACAGCTGCCACAGGCAGGTGA